A window of Ignavibacteriales bacterium genomic DNA:
TTCCCTCTGTTGGAAAGCTGTCCTGATCCATTGTTAAAAGAAAATCGTAACCTTCTTCTATTGCATAGTGAGCACAAATATTCAACGCTTCACCTACTCCGAGATTGGTTCCTTTACTTAAATATTTAATGTTGGATTTATTGATCAGATCAGTAATAAAATCATTGGCTATATTATCGGAATTATCAAACAAGTAAATTTTTGAAACTTGTTTCTCCATTGCCTCTAAATTTTTAAAGAAGCTTTCATCCGGATTAAATAAGATAATTGCTGCAGCGATTAACATCTAAATTTAATCCTTATTATTACCATTTTTTATTTCTAGTTCATCAATAAACCGTTTCCCAATATTTAGCTCGGAATAATCAGGAGGAATAATGAAGGGTTTAGATTCGAGGTTTATGAAATCAAGGAATGCGTTCACTTGCGAGCTGTAATCATAACCTGGAAATTCTACTAGAAATACCTGAGGAAGATTAAGACAGAGATTCCACACAGCACTCTCGCGTGGAGTAATTGCAAGGATTGGTTTACCGGAAGGAATATATTCAAATGCTTTTGCCGGTATTGCCGCTTTTGATACAGCAAGTAGTAGTAGTCCATCTGAATTATCAATTTCTTCAAACAATAATGTTCTAGTCACTGGTTCTTTAACATACACATTGATATTAGCTCTCCGAAGAGCTTCATCTCTTCTTTTCAAAGCAGAAAAATCATCATTAGTAAGTACACCGAATATTTTTATTTCAAGGCAATTTTCATTTTTAATTGAGGATTTTATCAAAGGATCTAAAAGAGATTCGATCGAATTTACATTTCTGGAAGCTCTGAATCTCCCGGCATACAGTAACGTTTTTCTACTGCGGGCAGGTTTATTACTATTTAATTTAAATGAGTAAGTCGGATATGCATTTGTAATCACGCTAATTTTAGGAGCACAGGTTTTATATCTATTGATCAATTGCTTTTTCCACTCATCCGATGTTACAAAAATCTTAAATGCAGACCGAAGTGTTATGCTTTCAAATTTTTCTTCGATATTTTTTTTAAACCCTGAAGTCCTTAATGCAAGCTTCAATGGCTCATCAATCCATCCATCTCGCATATCAATTACCAATTTTAAATTAAATTTTTTTGCCAGTAAATAAGAAGCTAAATGAATAGATTCAGGTGGACTTGACGAAATAATAATGTCAGCATTCTTACAAACGTTTTTGACCATCGTTTTTTTTGTTAACCAAAAAGACCAGACAAAGTCATTATCAAAATAATAAACTATTTTTTTAATAAAATTTCTTAAGCTGAATCTCTTTTCAACCACCTTGCTAGGCTGAGTGATAGGAGCAGTTTGATTTTTTGTAAAACTTCTTAGTGGATCGCGAATTTCCAGTTCATTCCATTTTCCCCCTTTAACGAATCTATCTTCCCAACCTGACCAAATAATCGTTACAGAACTATTTTCCGTACTCAAGCATCTTGACATCCTCTCGACTCGATATCGACCAACATGGTCATTTTTTCCCCAATATGGAGCAATAAAAATTATCTTAGGTTTGATATCTGAATACATTAGAATATTTCTAGTTTATAAATTGAAATGTCTTTAACCTAAACTTCAAGATTATTCAATCTTTCTAACTGTCTTTTTATCAAATAGTCATTTGCGTAAGCGTAGGTTTCACAATATTTCTTTGCCTTTTGCAAATTACCTCTGGACTCAAAATATAATGAAGCAAACCAATACCAAAATATTTTAGGGGGAATTTGTTTGGTAGGAAAATACTTCTTAATTATTAATCTTAATGCAGAATATACAACTCTTGGTATAATCATATTTAATAAAATTTTCAATTTCAACCTGCCAAAAGTATTTCTATTCAATTCCTCCAAAAATTTCCTGGCGTTTTTTTCTTTTACTAATAAACTTTCGGAACGAGAAAGTTCTGTATCCTGAAATTCTTTATTCTCATTGGATGCGGATCTATAATAGATACCCAGTATTTGCGGAATTCTACGCAGTTTATATTTTTGAGAGTCTCTAAATTCAAACTCACTATCACCCGATACTTCATAATTTTCATCAAACCAAATGTTATCATTAAAATGTATTGATGCTCTCCACATTGGTTGAGATCCTACAATATTTCTCCAAAGTAATCTGGTTGGAGAAAAATCTAATTTGTAATAAGTTTTTAAGGATTTAACATCTCTAAACGATGCATCAGGATCAGAAGTTATAAATTGATCGGCATAAACTAAGCCAACACTGTTATGACTTTCAAATTTTCTGCTAAGATTTCCAAAGCATCTCTTCTAAGCAAATCATCAGTATTCGCATTTGTTATATACTTACCTTTTGCAATTCTAATTGCTCTGTTCCAGGCTTTGTAAATTGTCTCTCTTTTTCTGTTGTAATGTAGTGTATGTTGTTATATAATTTGCAGTAGTTCAGTATGATGCTTTCCTCATTTTGCTTGGAGCCGCTGTTTACAACAATAATTTCAATTTTATCAATAATACTCTGCTGTAACAAGTCTAATAATTTTCTTTCAATAAACTTTTCAGAATTATAAGTAGAGACTATTATTGAGATATAAGGATTCTTTATCATTTCGGGTTAATAACACATTCTTAGTAATCGTATTTTTTTAATAGTCGCCAAACTCAGATTTTCAATTCTTTCTACCCTTCCTTTTTTAAGAACTATTTTCCATTCACCAAGAACATTCGTTAATTCTGACATTTGAGCATTCTAAAA
This region includes:
- a CDS encoding glycosyltransferase family 2 protein, with amino-acid sequence MYKAWNRAIRIAKGKYITNANTDDLLRRDALEILAENLKVITVLA
- a CDS encoding glycosyltransferase — translated: MIKNPYISIIVSTYNSEKFIERKLLDLLQQSIIDKIEIIVVNSGSKQNEESIILNYCKLYNNIHYITTEKERQFTKPGTEQLELQKVSI